One window of the Microplitis demolitor isolate Queensland-Clemson2020A chromosome 10, iyMicDemo2.1a, whole genome shotgun sequence genome contains the following:
- the LOC103580314 gene encoding serine/threonine-protein kinase Tao isoform X1, whose protein sequence is MNRRGGAVVGGGGEPSAVPRPGSLKDPEIAELFEKNDPEKIFEDLREIGHGSFGAVYYARCSLTKEIVAIKKMSYLGKQTVEKWQDILKEIRFLRQLNHPNTIEYKGCYLRDHTAWLVMEYCLGSASDIIEVHKRPLKEDEIAAICEGVLRGLHYLHSLGRIHRDVKAGNILLTENGTVKLADFGSASIKCPANSFVGTPYWMAPEVILAMDEGQYDGKVDVWSLGITCIELAERKPPYFNMNAMSALYHIAQNDTPTLNSPDWSDVFGYFVEVCLTKSPNERPSSGTLLGHPFVTRTRSPQVLIDLIQRTKAAVRELDNLNYRKMKKILMIDACETESAAGDADDTPDEQTGGDSSKSNSITSEHSIHSMGVSASSQSSSTNSLPLPNADSNDFSSGSVRNRHKVTGVTANLIEHGANNFATIRTTSIVTKQQKEHMQEEMHEQMSGYKRMRREHQGALVKLEERCKMEVESHKQLLDKEYETLLQQFSKELEKLQFRHLQELERKLKQNQNAEKKLQKEIIGRQEADRKALETQQKREYKAYKERWKKELSQDEVTPKRQRDATLQSQKDNLRQMEAQEEQRLARGQREYLDLEIRKFRRKKLLIFHSLEQELLREELNKRQQQLEQAHAMLLRHHEKTQELEYRQQRAVHSLREEQIQRQHATELCNQQDYMQRAERDLRKKHALELKQQPKSLKQKEMQIRKQFRETCKIQTRQYKALKAQILQTTPKDEQKTVIKKLKEEQRRKLALLGDQYEQSIAEMLQKQSIRLDESQEVECHHLKERLNYELEILMAYQSKNKMQAEAQRNRERRELEDRVSVRRALLEQKMELETQEFLQERSERIRLLHERQERELQQFDDESARIGFSALAIAEASKESYPDDDSLSGSMLSLAHSNSSTSFPPNSL, encoded by the exons ATGAACAGACGTGGTGGTGCTGTTGTCGGTGGCGGTGGTGAACCATCGG CAGTACCGAGACCCGGTAGTCTCAAGGACCCTGAGATTGCCGaactatttgaaaaaaatgacccggaaaaaatatttgaagacTTGCGTGAAATCGGACATGGGAGCTTCGGTGCAGTTTACTACGCGAGGTGTTCGCTCACCAAAGAAATCgttgctattaaaaaaatgtcataccTCGGCAAGCAGACTGTCGAGAAGTGGCAGGATATTCTCAAGGAAATAAGATTTCTGAGACAGCTTAATCATCCGAATACCATTGAATACAAAGGATGTTATTTGCGTGATCATACAGCAtgg CTGGTAATGGAATACTGTCTCGGTTCGGCTTCTGACATAATAGAAGTCCACAAACGTCCGTTAAAAGAAGACGAGATTGCGGCAATATGCGAAGGAGTATTACGCGGATTACATTACCTCCACTCTTTGGGCAGAATACACCGTGACGTAAAAGCTGGTAACATTTTATTGACTGAAAATGGTACTGTTAAACTCGCAGACTTTGGTTCCGCGAGTATAAAATGTCCAGCGAATAGTTTTGTCGGCACTCCATACTGGATGGCGCCGGAAGTTATTCTTGCTATGGATGAAGGACAGTACGATGGAAAGGTTGACGTTTGGTCACTTGGAATCACGTGTATCGAATTGG cgGAAAGAAAACCACCGTATTTTAATATGAATGCTATGAGTGCGCTTTATCATATCGCGCAGAATGATACACCGACGTTAAACTCACCGGATTGGTCCGATGTCTTTGGATATTTTGTTGAAGTTTGTTTAACTAAAAGTCCAAATGAACGACCTTCGTCTGGTACATTACTTGga catCCATTTGTAACACGTACACGTTCACCTCaagttttaattgatttgattCAACGAACCAAAGCAGCAGTACGTgaattagataatttaaattatagaaaaatgaaaaaaatattaatgattgatGCTTGTGAAACTGAAAGTGCTGCTGGTGATGCTGATg aTACACCTGATGAACAAACAGGTGGTGACAGCAGTAAAAGTAATTCGATAACATCCGAGCACTCGATTCACTCAATGGGTGTATCAGCAAGTTCACAAAGTTCATCAACAAATAGCCTGCCACTGCCGAATGCTGATTCAAATGACTTTTCATCTGGATCCGTTCGTAATCGTCACAAAGTAACGGGTGTCACTGCCAATTTAATAGAACATGGTGCCAATAATTTTGCCACAATACGTACGACATCAATAGTTACTAAGCAACAGAAAGAACATATGCAAGAAGAAATGCACGAGCAAATGAGCGGGTACAAGCGTATGCGACGCGAGCATCAAGGCGCGCTTGTTAAACTTGAAGAGCGTTGCAAAATGGAGGTCGAGTCACACAAACAATTGCTGGACAAAGAGTACGAGACTTTGTTGCAACAGTTTAGCAAAGAACTGGAAAAGTTACAGTTCAGGCACTTGCAGGAGTTAGAACGTAAGTTGAAACAGAATCAAAATGCCGAGAAGAAATTACAGAAAGAAATAATTGGCCGTCAGGAGGCTGATCGCAAAGCGCTCGAGACACAGCAGAAACGCGAGTACAAGGCTTACAAAGAACGATGGAAGAAAGAACTGTCTCAGGATGAAGTAACGCCCAAACGTCAGCGTGACGCGACATTGCAAAGTCAGAAGGATAATTTGAGGCAGATGGAAGCTCAAGAAGAACAGCGACTTGCTCGTGGGCAACGCGAGTATCTTGATCTGGAGATACGTAAATTccgtagaaaaaaattgctgATATTTCATAGTCTTGAGCAGGAGTTGTTGCGAGAGGAATTAAATAAACGGCAGCAACAGTTGGAGCAAGCGCATGCTATGCTGCTGAGGCATCATGAGAAAACTCAGGAGCTGGAATATCGGCAACAGCGGGCTGTACATTCTTTGAGAGAGGAACAGATACAGCGGCAACATGCCACTGAGTTGTGTAATCAACAGGATTATATGCAGCGCGCGGAACGTGATTTGAGAAAAAAGCATGCCCTTGAATTGAAACAACAGCCCAAGAGTTTGAAACAAAAGGAAATGCAGATTAGAAAACAGTTCCGTGAGACGTGTAAGATTCAAACGCGTCAGTACAAAGCGCTCAAGGCACAGATTTTACAGACAACTCCTAAAGATGAAcaaaaaacagtaattaagAAATTGAAGGAGGAACAGCGACGCAAGCTCGCGTTGTTGGGTGATCAGTATGAGCAGAGCATCGCTGAGATGCTGCAGAAACAGAGCATCAGACTAGACGAGTCCCAGGAGGTTGAGTGTCATCATCTTAAAGAACGGCTTAATTATGAGCTGGAGATACTGATGGCGTAtcagtcgaaaaataaaatgcaagCTGAGGCACAGAGAAATCGTGAACGTCGCGAGTTAGAAGATCGTGTTTCTGTAAGACGGGCTTTGCTTGAACAGAAAATGGAACTTGAAACTCAAGAGTTTTTACAGGAACGCAGTGAGAGAATACGTTTGTTGCATGAGAGACAGGAACGTGAGTTGCAGCAGTTTGATGACGAGAGCGCAAGAATTGGTTTTAG tgcaCTAGCAATAGCCGAAGCATCAAAAGAATCTTATCCAGACGATGACAGTTTAAGTGGTTCCATGTTGAGTTTAGCTCACAGCAATAGCTCTACATCTTTTCCTCCCAATagtctttaa
- the LOC103580314 gene encoding serine/threonine-protein kinase Tao isoform X3, whose product MSSHEAQAVPRPGSLKDPEIAELFEKNDPEKIFEDLREIGHGSFGAVYYARCSLTKEIVAIKKMSYLGKQTVEKWQDILKEIRFLRQLNHPNTIEYKGCYLRDHTAWLVMEYCLGSASDIIEVHKRPLKEDEIAAICEGVLRGLHYLHSLGRIHRDVKAGNILLTENGTVKLADFGSASIKCPANSFVGTPYWMAPEVILAMDEGQYDGKVDVWSLGITCIELAERKPPYFNMNAMSALYHIAQNDTPTLNSPDWSDVFGYFVEVCLTKSPNERPSSGTLLGHPFVTRTRSPQVLIDLIQRTKAAVRELDNLNYRKMKKILMIDACETESAAGDADDTPDEQTGGDSSKSNSITSEHSIHSMGVSASSQSSSTNSLPLPNADSNDFSSGSVRNRHKVTGVTANLIEHGANNFATIRTTSIVTKQQKEHMQEEMHEQMSGYKRMRREHQGALVKLEERCKMEVESHKQLLDKEYETLLQQFSKELEKLQFRHLQELERKLKQNQNAEKKLQKEIIGRQEADRKALETQQKREYKAYKERWKKELSQDEVTPKRQRDATLQSQKDNLRQMEAQEEQRLARGQREYLDLEIRKFRRKKLLIFHSLEQELLREELNKRQQQLEQAHAMLLRHHEKTQELEYRQQRAVHSLREEQIQRQHATELCNQQDYMQRAERDLRKKHALELKQQPKSLKQKEMQIRKQFRETCKIQTRQYKALKAQILQTTPKDEQKTVIKKLKEEQRRKLALLGDQYEQSIAEMLQKQSIRLDESQEVECHHLKERLNYELEILMAYQSKNKMQAEAQRNRERRELEDRVSVRRALLEQKMELETQEFLQERSERIRLLHERQERELQQFDDESARIGFSALAIAEASKESYPDDDSLSGSMLSLAHSNSSTSFPPNSL is encoded by the exons ATGAGCTCACACGAGGCACAAG CAGTACCGAGACCCGGTAGTCTCAAGGACCCTGAGATTGCCGaactatttgaaaaaaatgacccggaaaaaatatttgaagacTTGCGTGAAATCGGACATGGGAGCTTCGGTGCAGTTTACTACGCGAGGTGTTCGCTCACCAAAGAAATCgttgctattaaaaaaatgtcataccTCGGCAAGCAGACTGTCGAGAAGTGGCAGGATATTCTCAAGGAAATAAGATTTCTGAGACAGCTTAATCATCCGAATACCATTGAATACAAAGGATGTTATTTGCGTGATCATACAGCAtgg CTGGTAATGGAATACTGTCTCGGTTCGGCTTCTGACATAATAGAAGTCCACAAACGTCCGTTAAAAGAAGACGAGATTGCGGCAATATGCGAAGGAGTATTACGCGGATTACATTACCTCCACTCTTTGGGCAGAATACACCGTGACGTAAAAGCTGGTAACATTTTATTGACTGAAAATGGTACTGTTAAACTCGCAGACTTTGGTTCCGCGAGTATAAAATGTCCAGCGAATAGTTTTGTCGGCACTCCATACTGGATGGCGCCGGAAGTTATTCTTGCTATGGATGAAGGACAGTACGATGGAAAGGTTGACGTTTGGTCACTTGGAATCACGTGTATCGAATTGG cgGAAAGAAAACCACCGTATTTTAATATGAATGCTATGAGTGCGCTTTATCATATCGCGCAGAATGATACACCGACGTTAAACTCACCGGATTGGTCCGATGTCTTTGGATATTTTGTTGAAGTTTGTTTAACTAAAAGTCCAAATGAACGACCTTCGTCTGGTACATTACTTGga catCCATTTGTAACACGTACACGTTCACCTCaagttttaattgatttgattCAACGAACCAAAGCAGCAGTACGTgaattagataatttaaattatagaaaaatgaaaaaaatattaatgattgatGCTTGTGAAACTGAAAGTGCTGCTGGTGATGCTGATg aTACACCTGATGAACAAACAGGTGGTGACAGCAGTAAAAGTAATTCGATAACATCCGAGCACTCGATTCACTCAATGGGTGTATCAGCAAGTTCACAAAGTTCATCAACAAATAGCCTGCCACTGCCGAATGCTGATTCAAATGACTTTTCATCTGGATCCGTTCGTAATCGTCACAAAGTAACGGGTGTCACTGCCAATTTAATAGAACATGGTGCCAATAATTTTGCCACAATACGTACGACATCAATAGTTACTAAGCAACAGAAAGAACATATGCAAGAAGAAATGCACGAGCAAATGAGCGGGTACAAGCGTATGCGACGCGAGCATCAAGGCGCGCTTGTTAAACTTGAAGAGCGTTGCAAAATGGAGGTCGAGTCACACAAACAATTGCTGGACAAAGAGTACGAGACTTTGTTGCAACAGTTTAGCAAAGAACTGGAAAAGTTACAGTTCAGGCACTTGCAGGAGTTAGAACGTAAGTTGAAACAGAATCAAAATGCCGAGAAGAAATTACAGAAAGAAATAATTGGCCGTCAGGAGGCTGATCGCAAAGCGCTCGAGACACAGCAGAAACGCGAGTACAAGGCTTACAAAGAACGATGGAAGAAAGAACTGTCTCAGGATGAAGTAACGCCCAAACGTCAGCGTGACGCGACATTGCAAAGTCAGAAGGATAATTTGAGGCAGATGGAAGCTCAAGAAGAACAGCGACTTGCTCGTGGGCAACGCGAGTATCTTGATCTGGAGATACGTAAATTccgtagaaaaaaattgctgATATTTCATAGTCTTGAGCAGGAGTTGTTGCGAGAGGAATTAAATAAACGGCAGCAACAGTTGGAGCAAGCGCATGCTATGCTGCTGAGGCATCATGAGAAAACTCAGGAGCTGGAATATCGGCAACAGCGGGCTGTACATTCTTTGAGAGAGGAACAGATACAGCGGCAACATGCCACTGAGTTGTGTAATCAACAGGATTATATGCAGCGCGCGGAACGTGATTTGAGAAAAAAGCATGCCCTTGAATTGAAACAACAGCCCAAGAGTTTGAAACAAAAGGAAATGCAGATTAGAAAACAGTTCCGTGAGACGTGTAAGATTCAAACGCGTCAGTACAAAGCGCTCAAGGCACAGATTTTACAGACAACTCCTAAAGATGAAcaaaaaacagtaattaagAAATTGAAGGAGGAACAGCGACGCAAGCTCGCGTTGTTGGGTGATCAGTATGAGCAGAGCATCGCTGAGATGCTGCAGAAACAGAGCATCAGACTAGACGAGTCCCAGGAGGTTGAGTGTCATCATCTTAAAGAACGGCTTAATTATGAGCTGGAGATACTGATGGCGTAtcagtcgaaaaataaaatgcaagCTGAGGCACAGAGAAATCGTGAACGTCGCGAGTTAGAAGATCGTGTTTCTGTAAGACGGGCTTTGCTTGAACAGAAAATGGAACTTGAAACTCAAGAGTTTTTACAGGAACGCAGTGAGAGAATACGTTTGTTGCATGAGAGACAGGAACGTGAGTTGCAGCAGTTTGATGACGAGAGCGCAAGAATTGGTTTTAG tgcaCTAGCAATAGCCGAAGCATCAAAAGAATCTTATCCAGACGATGACAGTTTAAGTGGTTCCATGTTGAGTTTAGCTCACAGCAATAGCTCTACATCTTTTCCTCCCAATagtctttaa
- the LOC103580314 gene encoding serine/threonine-protein kinase Tao isoform X4, translated as MSSHEAQVPRPGSLKDPEIAELFEKNDPEKIFEDLREIGHGSFGAVYYARCSLTKEIVAIKKMSYLGKQTVEKWQDILKEIRFLRQLNHPNTIEYKGCYLRDHTAWLVMEYCLGSASDIIEVHKRPLKEDEIAAICEGVLRGLHYLHSLGRIHRDVKAGNILLTENGTVKLADFGSASIKCPANSFVGTPYWMAPEVILAMDEGQYDGKVDVWSLGITCIELAERKPPYFNMNAMSALYHIAQNDTPTLNSPDWSDVFGYFVEVCLTKSPNERPSSGTLLGHPFVTRTRSPQVLIDLIQRTKAAVRELDNLNYRKMKKILMIDACETESAAGDADDTPDEQTGGDSSKSNSITSEHSIHSMGVSASSQSSSTNSLPLPNADSNDFSSGSVRNRHKVTGVTANLIEHGANNFATIRTTSIVTKQQKEHMQEEMHEQMSGYKRMRREHQGALVKLEERCKMEVESHKQLLDKEYETLLQQFSKELEKLQFRHLQELERKLKQNQNAEKKLQKEIIGRQEADRKALETQQKREYKAYKERWKKELSQDEVTPKRQRDATLQSQKDNLRQMEAQEEQRLARGQREYLDLEIRKFRRKKLLIFHSLEQELLREELNKRQQQLEQAHAMLLRHHEKTQELEYRQQRAVHSLREEQIQRQHATELCNQQDYMQRAERDLRKKHALELKQQPKSLKQKEMQIRKQFRETCKIQTRQYKALKAQILQTTPKDEQKTVIKKLKEEQRRKLALLGDQYEQSIAEMLQKQSIRLDESQEVECHHLKERLNYELEILMAYQSKNKMQAEAQRNRERRELEDRVSVRRALLEQKMELETQEFLQERSERIRLLHERQERELQQFDDESARIGFSALAIAEASKESYPDDDSLSGSMLSLAHSNSSTSFPPNSL; from the exons ATGAGCTCACACGAGGCACAAG TACCGAGACCCGGTAGTCTCAAGGACCCTGAGATTGCCGaactatttgaaaaaaatgacccggaaaaaatatttgaagacTTGCGTGAAATCGGACATGGGAGCTTCGGTGCAGTTTACTACGCGAGGTGTTCGCTCACCAAAGAAATCgttgctattaaaaaaatgtcataccTCGGCAAGCAGACTGTCGAGAAGTGGCAGGATATTCTCAAGGAAATAAGATTTCTGAGACAGCTTAATCATCCGAATACCATTGAATACAAAGGATGTTATTTGCGTGATCATACAGCAtgg CTGGTAATGGAATACTGTCTCGGTTCGGCTTCTGACATAATAGAAGTCCACAAACGTCCGTTAAAAGAAGACGAGATTGCGGCAATATGCGAAGGAGTATTACGCGGATTACATTACCTCCACTCTTTGGGCAGAATACACCGTGACGTAAAAGCTGGTAACATTTTATTGACTGAAAATGGTACTGTTAAACTCGCAGACTTTGGTTCCGCGAGTATAAAATGTCCAGCGAATAGTTTTGTCGGCACTCCATACTGGATGGCGCCGGAAGTTATTCTTGCTATGGATGAAGGACAGTACGATGGAAAGGTTGACGTTTGGTCACTTGGAATCACGTGTATCGAATTGG cgGAAAGAAAACCACCGTATTTTAATATGAATGCTATGAGTGCGCTTTATCATATCGCGCAGAATGATACACCGACGTTAAACTCACCGGATTGGTCCGATGTCTTTGGATATTTTGTTGAAGTTTGTTTAACTAAAAGTCCAAATGAACGACCTTCGTCTGGTACATTACTTGga catCCATTTGTAACACGTACACGTTCACCTCaagttttaattgatttgattCAACGAACCAAAGCAGCAGTACGTgaattagataatttaaattatagaaaaatgaaaaaaatattaatgattgatGCTTGTGAAACTGAAAGTGCTGCTGGTGATGCTGATg aTACACCTGATGAACAAACAGGTGGTGACAGCAGTAAAAGTAATTCGATAACATCCGAGCACTCGATTCACTCAATGGGTGTATCAGCAAGTTCACAAAGTTCATCAACAAATAGCCTGCCACTGCCGAATGCTGATTCAAATGACTTTTCATCTGGATCCGTTCGTAATCGTCACAAAGTAACGGGTGTCACTGCCAATTTAATAGAACATGGTGCCAATAATTTTGCCACAATACGTACGACATCAATAGTTACTAAGCAACAGAAAGAACATATGCAAGAAGAAATGCACGAGCAAATGAGCGGGTACAAGCGTATGCGACGCGAGCATCAAGGCGCGCTTGTTAAACTTGAAGAGCGTTGCAAAATGGAGGTCGAGTCACACAAACAATTGCTGGACAAAGAGTACGAGACTTTGTTGCAACAGTTTAGCAAAGAACTGGAAAAGTTACAGTTCAGGCACTTGCAGGAGTTAGAACGTAAGTTGAAACAGAATCAAAATGCCGAGAAGAAATTACAGAAAGAAATAATTGGCCGTCAGGAGGCTGATCGCAAAGCGCTCGAGACACAGCAGAAACGCGAGTACAAGGCTTACAAAGAACGATGGAAGAAAGAACTGTCTCAGGATGAAGTAACGCCCAAACGTCAGCGTGACGCGACATTGCAAAGTCAGAAGGATAATTTGAGGCAGATGGAAGCTCAAGAAGAACAGCGACTTGCTCGTGGGCAACGCGAGTATCTTGATCTGGAGATACGTAAATTccgtagaaaaaaattgctgATATTTCATAGTCTTGAGCAGGAGTTGTTGCGAGAGGAATTAAATAAACGGCAGCAACAGTTGGAGCAAGCGCATGCTATGCTGCTGAGGCATCATGAGAAAACTCAGGAGCTGGAATATCGGCAACAGCGGGCTGTACATTCTTTGAGAGAGGAACAGATACAGCGGCAACATGCCACTGAGTTGTGTAATCAACAGGATTATATGCAGCGCGCGGAACGTGATTTGAGAAAAAAGCATGCCCTTGAATTGAAACAACAGCCCAAGAGTTTGAAACAAAAGGAAATGCAGATTAGAAAACAGTTCCGTGAGACGTGTAAGATTCAAACGCGTCAGTACAAAGCGCTCAAGGCACAGATTTTACAGACAACTCCTAAAGATGAAcaaaaaacagtaattaagAAATTGAAGGAGGAACAGCGACGCAAGCTCGCGTTGTTGGGTGATCAGTATGAGCAGAGCATCGCTGAGATGCTGCAGAAACAGAGCATCAGACTAGACGAGTCCCAGGAGGTTGAGTGTCATCATCTTAAAGAACGGCTTAATTATGAGCTGGAGATACTGATGGCGTAtcagtcgaaaaataaaatgcaagCTGAGGCACAGAGAAATCGTGAACGTCGCGAGTTAGAAGATCGTGTTTCTGTAAGACGGGCTTTGCTTGAACAGAAAATGGAACTTGAAACTCAAGAGTTTTTACAGGAACGCAGTGAGAGAATACGTTTGTTGCATGAGAGACAGGAACGTGAGTTGCAGCAGTTTGATGACGAGAGCGCAAGAATTGGTTTTAG tgcaCTAGCAATAGCCGAAGCATCAAAAGAATCTTATCCAGACGATGACAGTTTAAGTGGTTCCATGTTGAGTTTAGCTCACAGCAATAGCTCTACATCTTTTCCTCCCAATagtctttaa
- the LOC103580314 gene encoding serine/threonine-protein kinase Tao isoform X2 translates to MNRRGGAVVGGGGEPSVPRPGSLKDPEIAELFEKNDPEKIFEDLREIGHGSFGAVYYARCSLTKEIVAIKKMSYLGKQTVEKWQDILKEIRFLRQLNHPNTIEYKGCYLRDHTAWLVMEYCLGSASDIIEVHKRPLKEDEIAAICEGVLRGLHYLHSLGRIHRDVKAGNILLTENGTVKLADFGSASIKCPANSFVGTPYWMAPEVILAMDEGQYDGKVDVWSLGITCIELAERKPPYFNMNAMSALYHIAQNDTPTLNSPDWSDVFGYFVEVCLTKSPNERPSSGTLLGHPFVTRTRSPQVLIDLIQRTKAAVRELDNLNYRKMKKILMIDACETESAAGDADDTPDEQTGGDSSKSNSITSEHSIHSMGVSASSQSSSTNSLPLPNADSNDFSSGSVRNRHKVTGVTANLIEHGANNFATIRTTSIVTKQQKEHMQEEMHEQMSGYKRMRREHQGALVKLEERCKMEVESHKQLLDKEYETLLQQFSKELEKLQFRHLQELERKLKQNQNAEKKLQKEIIGRQEADRKALETQQKREYKAYKERWKKELSQDEVTPKRQRDATLQSQKDNLRQMEAQEEQRLARGQREYLDLEIRKFRRKKLLIFHSLEQELLREELNKRQQQLEQAHAMLLRHHEKTQELEYRQQRAVHSLREEQIQRQHATELCNQQDYMQRAERDLRKKHALELKQQPKSLKQKEMQIRKQFRETCKIQTRQYKALKAQILQTTPKDEQKTVIKKLKEEQRRKLALLGDQYEQSIAEMLQKQSIRLDESQEVECHHLKERLNYELEILMAYQSKNKMQAEAQRNRERRELEDRVSVRRALLEQKMELETQEFLQERSERIRLLHERQERELQQFDDESARIGFSALAIAEASKESYPDDDSLSGSMLSLAHSNSSTSFPPNSL, encoded by the exons ATGAACAGACGTGGTGGTGCTGTTGTCGGTGGCGGTGGTGAACCATCGG TACCGAGACCCGGTAGTCTCAAGGACCCTGAGATTGCCGaactatttgaaaaaaatgacccggaaaaaatatttgaagacTTGCGTGAAATCGGACATGGGAGCTTCGGTGCAGTTTACTACGCGAGGTGTTCGCTCACCAAAGAAATCgttgctattaaaaaaatgtcataccTCGGCAAGCAGACTGTCGAGAAGTGGCAGGATATTCTCAAGGAAATAAGATTTCTGAGACAGCTTAATCATCCGAATACCATTGAATACAAAGGATGTTATTTGCGTGATCATACAGCAtgg CTGGTAATGGAATACTGTCTCGGTTCGGCTTCTGACATAATAGAAGTCCACAAACGTCCGTTAAAAGAAGACGAGATTGCGGCAATATGCGAAGGAGTATTACGCGGATTACATTACCTCCACTCTTTGGGCAGAATACACCGTGACGTAAAAGCTGGTAACATTTTATTGACTGAAAATGGTACTGTTAAACTCGCAGACTTTGGTTCCGCGAGTATAAAATGTCCAGCGAATAGTTTTGTCGGCACTCCATACTGGATGGCGCCGGAAGTTATTCTTGCTATGGATGAAGGACAGTACGATGGAAAGGTTGACGTTTGGTCACTTGGAATCACGTGTATCGAATTGG cgGAAAGAAAACCACCGTATTTTAATATGAATGCTATGAGTGCGCTTTATCATATCGCGCAGAATGATACACCGACGTTAAACTCACCGGATTGGTCCGATGTCTTTGGATATTTTGTTGAAGTTTGTTTAACTAAAAGTCCAAATGAACGACCTTCGTCTGGTACATTACTTGga catCCATTTGTAACACGTACACGTTCACCTCaagttttaattgatttgattCAACGAACCAAAGCAGCAGTACGTgaattagataatttaaattatagaaaaatgaaaaaaatattaatgattgatGCTTGTGAAACTGAAAGTGCTGCTGGTGATGCTGATg aTACACCTGATGAACAAACAGGTGGTGACAGCAGTAAAAGTAATTCGATAACATCCGAGCACTCGATTCACTCAATGGGTGTATCAGCAAGTTCACAAAGTTCATCAACAAATAGCCTGCCACTGCCGAATGCTGATTCAAATGACTTTTCATCTGGATCCGTTCGTAATCGTCACAAAGTAACGGGTGTCACTGCCAATTTAATAGAACATGGTGCCAATAATTTTGCCACAATACGTACGACATCAATAGTTACTAAGCAACAGAAAGAACATATGCAAGAAGAAATGCACGAGCAAATGAGCGGGTACAAGCGTATGCGACGCGAGCATCAAGGCGCGCTTGTTAAACTTGAAGAGCGTTGCAAAATGGAGGTCGAGTCACACAAACAATTGCTGGACAAAGAGTACGAGACTTTGTTGCAACAGTTTAGCAAAGAACTGGAAAAGTTACAGTTCAGGCACTTGCAGGAGTTAGAACGTAAGTTGAAACAGAATCAAAATGCCGAGAAGAAATTACAGAAAGAAATAATTGGCCGTCAGGAGGCTGATCGCAAAGCGCTCGAGACACAGCAGAAACGCGAGTACAAGGCTTACAAAGAACGATGGAAGAAAGAACTGTCTCAGGATGAAGTAACGCCCAAACGTCAGCGTGACGCGACATTGCAAAGTCAGAAGGATAATTTGAGGCAGATGGAAGCTCAAGAAGAACAGCGACTTGCTCGTGGGCAACGCGAGTATCTTGATCTGGAGATACGTAAATTccgtagaaaaaaattgctgATATTTCATAGTCTTGAGCAGGAGTTGTTGCGAGAGGAATTAAATAAACGGCAGCAACAGTTGGAGCAAGCGCATGCTATGCTGCTGAGGCATCATGAGAAAACTCAGGAGCTGGAATATCGGCAACAGCGGGCTGTACATTCTTTGAGAGAGGAACAGATACAGCGGCAACATGCCACTGAGTTGTGTAATCAACAGGATTATATGCAGCGCGCGGAACGTGATTTGAGAAAAAAGCATGCCCTTGAATTGAAACAACAGCCCAAGAGTTTGAAACAAAAGGAAATGCAGATTAGAAAACAGTTCCGTGAGACGTGTAAGATTCAAACGCGTCAGTACAAAGCGCTCAAGGCACAGATTTTACAGACAACTCCTAAAGATGAAcaaaaaacagtaattaagAAATTGAAGGAGGAACAGCGACGCAAGCTCGCGTTGTTGGGTGATCAGTATGAGCAGAGCATCGCTGAGATGCTGCAGAAACAGAGCATCAGACTAGACGAGTCCCAGGAGGTTGAGTGTCATCATCTTAAAGAACGGCTTAATTATGAGCTGGAGATACTGATGGCGTAtcagtcgaaaaataaaatgcaagCTGAGGCACAGAGAAATCGTGAACGTCGCGAGTTAGAAGATCGTGTTTCTGTAAGACGGGCTTTGCTTGAACAGAAAATGGAACTTGAAACTCAAGAGTTTTTACAGGAACGCAGTGAGAGAATACGTTTGTTGCATGAGAGACAGGAACGTGAGTTGCAGCAGTTTGATGACGAGAGCGCAAGAATTGGTTTTAG tgcaCTAGCAATAGCCGAAGCATCAAAAGAATCTTATCCAGACGATGACAGTTTAAGTGGTTCCATGTTGAGTTTAGCTCACAGCAATAGCTCTACATCTTTTCCTCCCAATagtctttaa